In Rubrobacter calidifluminis, a single genomic region encodes these proteins:
- a CDS encoding respiratory chain complex I subunit 1 family protein: protein MTLPPVVLQILQVLTLLVFSPLVSGVISRVEAMLQARRGPSVLQPYYDIWKYFHKGRSVPEGVSPVFTLAPYVAFACYMTVAMLIPVLTSFGLPLGYMGDILGGAFVLSLAAFAVALAGLDSGSPYAGLGSSRAMMVSVLAEPTLIFVFFTVALISKTDLPYVMGETLRSSWGAVFSPTHVLSVAAFFLMILVDTGRIPIESHSSTLEFGMIDEARIFEHSGPEMALLKWGSAMKQFLLYTVFLNILVFPWGLSHDGSPSSVLVALLALLAKMMVVAAVVVAIESSFSKLRLFKIPEFMGAGFILSVLAIVTFYLGGR, encoded by the coding sequence GTGACGCTCCCTCCGGTCGTCCTGCAGATTTTGCAGGTACTCACCCTGCTCGTCTTCTCCCCGCTCGTAAGCGGCGTCATCTCGCGGGTCGAGGCGATGCTGCAGGCGCGCAGGGGCCCCAGCGTGCTTCAGCCCTACTACGACATCTGGAAGTATTTCCACAAGGGACGCTCGGTGCCGGAAGGCGTCTCGCCCGTCTTCACGCTCGCCCCCTACGTCGCGTTCGCCTGCTACATGACCGTCGCGATGCTCATCCCGGTGTTGACGAGCTTCGGGCTCCCCTTAGGGTACATGGGGGACATCCTGGGCGGGGCGTTCGTGCTCTCTCTGGCCGCCTTCGCCGTCGCGCTCGCCGGGCTCGACTCCGGCAGCCCCTACGCCGGGCTCGGCTCCAGCCGGGCGATGATGGTCAGCGTGCTCGCCGAACCGACGCTCATCTTCGTGTTCTTCACGGTCGCCCTGATCAGCAAGACCGATCTCCCCTACGTGATGGGCGAGACGCTCAGGAGTTCGTGGGGGGCGGTCTTCTCCCCGACCCACGTGCTCTCGGTCGCGGCGTTCTTCCTGATGATCCTGGTAGACACCGGGCGCATCCCGATAGAGAGCCACTCCTCGACGCTTGAGTTCGGCATGATAGACGAGGCTCGCATCTTCGAGCACTCCGGCCCCGAGATGGCGCTTCTGAAGTGGGGCTCGGCGATGAAACAGTTTCTGCTCTACACGGTCTTCCTGAACATCCTGGTCTTCCCCTGGGGCCTCTCTCACGACGGGAGCCCCTCGAGTGTCCTCGTCGCGCTCCTCGCGCTTTTGGCCAAGATGATGGTCGTCGCGGCGGTCGTCGTCGCGATCGAGTCCTCGTTCTCGAAGCTGAGGCTCTTCAAGATCCCGGAGTTCATGGGCGCCGGGTTCATCCTCTCGGTGCTCGCGATCGTGACGTTCTACCTGGGAGGAAGGTAG